One genomic segment of Rivularia sp. PCC 7116 includes these proteins:
- a CDS encoding type II toxin-antitoxin system Phd/YefM family antitoxin: MQQITVQEIQRNPSKYLNQVEAGESFIIVQEDKLIAELKPITNSK; encoded by the coding sequence ATGCAACAAATTACAGTCCAAGAAATTCAACGAAATCCTTCAAAGTATCTAAACCAAGTTGAAGCTGGTGAAAGCTTTATTATTGTCCAAGAAGATAAACTTATTGCCGAACTTAAACCAATTACAAACAGCAAATAA